The segment GCCTGGAAGAGGCCTACCTACAGCAACTTGGATTGCGGATTCGTGCCCAGCGCCAAGACCAGAAGATTGGCCTGGAAGGTCTGGCTGATACTGTGGGTATCCACCGCACCCACCTCTGGAAGATCGAAAAGGGACAGCTCAATGCGGGGATCTACACCTATGAACGAATTGCCCGTGCATTAGGGAGCCGCTTGCAAGAGCTG is part of the Deinococcus sp. QL22 genome and harbors:
- a CDS encoding helix-turn-helix domain-containing protein, which produces MSAVLSPDPTLSLEEAYLQQLGLRIRAQRQDQKIGLEGLADTVGIHRTHLWKIEKGQLNAGIYTYERIARALGSRLQELLPD